In Candidatus Cloacimonadota bacterium, a single window of DNA contains:
- a CDS encoding sigma-54 dependent transcriptional regulator translates to MKKLAVLILDDEQRITDTLAEFLQKQNFVIFTANLPGEAFQVLKKHKIDIIITDVMMPQMNGIEVMRKVKKINSALEVILISGHGNMNTVIDAMRLGAIDFIPKPFKLYDVQMAIQRTEKFLNLQTKLQKVEDHYSLISREMEGLIERDFIGISKSIQDVLEMAMTAAQNSDVNVLITGENGTGKEIIARIIHHASVRKKNPFYPVNSSAIPETLLESEFFGHIKGSFTGASENKKGCFELADGGTLFLDEIADMPLKLQSKILRAIEEKKIKPVGSNKEISVDIRIISATNKNLNKLIEKEKFRQDLFYRINAFSIEIPPLRERIDDIKPLLENFISQFSKKQNRPAPVIPDEVLNKLQKYHFPGNVRELKNMVQRALMLNSANTLKVEDFNCEMQNIKVNNSIDLDANERKLILTALDKTDFNQTKAARLLGISRDALKRKIIKHQIEIKKTIV, encoded by the coding sequence ATGAAAAAATTAGCAGTTTTGATTTTGGATGATGAGCAGAGAATAACCGATACTTTAGCCGAATTTCTGCAGAAACAGAATTTCGTTATATTCACAGCAAATCTTCCAGGAGAAGCTTTTCAAGTATTAAAGAAACATAAGATCGATATAATTATCACAGATGTGATGATGCCGCAGATGAACGGCATCGAAGTAATGCGAAAAGTTAAAAAGATTAATTCTGCCCTCGAAGTTATCCTGATCAGCGGTCATGGCAACATGAATACCGTGATCGATGCGATGCGGCTGGGAGCGATCGATTTCATTCCCAAACCATTCAAACTTTATGATGTGCAGATGGCAATTCAGCGCACCGAGAAATTCCTGAATTTGCAAACAAAGCTGCAAAAAGTGGAAGATCATTATTCTTTGATCTCGAGAGAAATGGAAGGCTTGATCGAACGTGATTTTATTGGAATAAGTAAATCGATCCAAGATGTGCTGGAAATGGCGATGACAGCGGCACAAAATTCTGATGTGAATGTATTGATAACTGGCGAAAACGGCACCGGAAAAGAAATAATTGCGCGCATTATTCATCATGCATCAGTTCGTAAAAAGAATCCTTTTTATCCTGTCAATAGTTCTGCCATTCCCGAAACTCTGCTGGAAAGCGAATTTTTCGGTCACATCAAAGGTTCTTTTACCGGAGCTTCAGAGAATAAAAAAGGCTGTTTTGAACTCGCCGATGGCGGAACACTTTTTCTGGATGAAATTGCTGATATGCCGCTGAAACTGCAATCCAAAATCCTGCGAGCTATCGAAGAAAAAAAAATAAAACCTGTGGGCAGTAACAAAGAAATCTCGGTTGATATCCGCATAATTTCCGCCACCAACAAAAACTTGAATAAACTGATAGAGAAGGAAAAATTCCGTCAGGATCTTTTCTATCGAATCAATGCTTTTTCCATCGAGATACCTCCTCTACGAGAAAGAATTGATGATATCAAACCACTTTTAGAAAACTTCATTTCACAATTTTCCAAAAAACAAAACAGACCCGCTCCTGTAATTCCTGATGAAGTTTTGAATAAACTGCAGAAATACCATTTTCCGGGAAATGTTCGAGAATTAAAAAATATGGTTCAAAGAGCTTTGATGCTGAATTCAGCAAACACATTAAAAGTAGAAGATTTCAATTGCGAAATGCAAAATATAAAAGTTAATAATTCAATCGATCTGGATGCGAATGAGAGGAAATTGATCCTCACAGCTCTGGACAAAACTGATTTCAATCAAACAAAAGCAGCCAGACTGCTGGGAATTTCACGCGATGCCCTTAAACGTAAGATCATCAAACATCAGATAGAAATAAAAAAAACGATAGTATAA